Within the Mumia flava genome, the region CGCTCGCCGTCGGCGTCGCGGGCGGTGACCTTGCCGGAGTCGAGATCGAGTCCGGTCACCACGGTCTCGGTCCGGACGTCGATGCCGTTGGCGCGGTGCTCGTCGGGTGTGCGTGCGATCAGGTCGTCGAGCGTCGGGACGTCGCCGGCGATCCAGTACGGGATGCCGCACGCGGAGTACGAGGTCCACGGCTGGCGTTCGAGGACGAGCACGTCAGCGGAGTCGCCGAGGGCGCGCTTGACCGTGGACGCGGCGGACATCCCGGCGGCGTCTCCCCCGACCACGACGATTCTGCGAGGCATGAGGCGAGCCTAGGCGTCACGAGCGAGGCCGGAGCGGAATGCCTCGAGCAGCAGCCGGTTGTCGGCGATGTTCCCGGTCATCTGGCGGAGCAGCGGGCCTTCCGAACGCCATCCGGAGAACCGGCACCGAACCGCGCCGCGTGCTCAGAATCTGATGTGTTCACGTTGCGTGAACACGGTGCTCAGATCTCCGCGTGCTCGCGGATCCAGGCGTGCATCGCGACCGCAGCCGCCGCGCCGACGTTGATCGAGCGCGTCGACCCGAACTGGCTGATCGCGAGGACGCGCGAGCACAGACCGATCATCTCGCTGCTCAGCCCCGGGCCTTCCTGACCGAACACCAGCGCGCACTCCCGCGGCAGCGACGCCCGCTCGATCGGCTCCGCGCCAGGGACGTTGTCGATCGCGACCACCTCGAGGCCCGCCGCATCCGCCCACGTGCCGAACGCGGCCACGTCCGCGTGGTGGCGTACGTGCTGGTACCGGTCGGTGACCATCGCACCGCGGCGGTTCCAGCGCCGCCGGCCGACGATGTGGATCTCGGCCGCGGCGAACGCGTTGGCGGTCCGGACGATCGAGCCGATGTTGTGGTCGTGCTGCCAGTTCTCGATCACGACGTGGAACGGGTGCCGCCGCGTGTCGAGGTCGGCGACGATCGCGTCGAGCGACCAGTAGCGATAGGTGTCGACGACGTTGCGCCGATCGCCGTCGCGCAACAGCTCGGGGTCGTAGCGCGGGTCGTCCGGCCACGGACCGTCCCACGGACCGACACCGACCTCAGTCATGGACTCCGCCGAGCTCAGAGCCCGAGCTCGGACTTGCCGATCGCGAACCGGTAGTCGTACCCGGCTTCGCGCACCCGGTCCGCAGCCCCCGTGTCGCGGTCGACGATCACCGCGACGGCGACCACCTCGGCACCCGCCTCGCGCAGCGCCTCCACGGCCGTGAGCACCGAACCACCGGTGGTCGAGGTGTCCTCGACGGCGACGACCCGACGGCCCTCGACGTCCGGACCCTCGATCCGCCGCTGGAGCCCGTGCGCCTTCTCGGCCTTGCGGACCACGAACGCATCGAGCGGGCGGCCCTGCGCCGCAGCCGCGTGCATCATGGCCATCGCGACCGGGTCGGCGCCCATCGTGAGCCCGCCGACTGCGTCGTAGGAGAGATCGTCGAGCAGGTCGAGCATCACCTTGCCGACCAGCGGGGCGGCCTCGTGGTCGAGCGTCACGCGGCGCATGTCGACGTAGTAGTCGGCCTCCTTGCCGGACGACAGCGTGACGCGCCCGTGCACGACCGCCTTCGCGGTGACCTGACGGACGAGGGCCTCGTGATCGCTCATGGGGCGAGGGTATCGGGGGGACGTCTCGATCGTCGCTCCGCTCCGCCTCGACGAACGAAGCATCGTCGCTCCGCTCCACGGCGGTCGCGTCTCGATCCTCGCTCCGCTCGGCCTCGACGAGCGGAGCTGCCTCCGGTACTCGAGGCACGAGCGCAGCGAGTGATCGAGAGTCGACGAGCGCAGCGCCGGCTACTTCTTCACCGCGCTCTCGAGCTCGCCGAAGACGATGCTGCGCTTGTCGGTGTGGAACAGCTCCGAGCAGGTCACCATCGTGATCAGCTTCTCGGTCGGCTCGGCGTCCGGCGCACCCGGCACGGGGTCCAGCACCCAGCCCTCGGAGAAGTCGAGCTCGCGGTCCGTGCCGTCGTCGCGCAGCACGTAGGTGTAGACGTGGGTGCGCGTCTCGACGACCACCTCGTCGCCGGCCCTCAGCTCGAGGAAGTGCCGGAACGGCTCTCCGTGGGTGACCCGGTGGCCGGCGATCGCGAAGTTGCCGACCCGACCGGGCCGCGCGGTGTCCGGGAACCACCCGACCCCGCTGGCCAGCGACGCGTCGTCGACGCCGCGTACGACCGGCATCACGTAGTCGTCGCCGAAGCGCGGCACGCGCAGCAACGCCATCGCGTCGCCGATCTCCACCGGCTCGGTGGCTCTGACCGGCGCGTCCCACTCGCGTACGAGATCCTGGCGCAGCTCGGCCTGGTGCTGCTTGGAGATGATGTTGGTCCCGAAGTACTGCCAGCCGACGTAGCCGAGCATCCCCACGCCGACGAGCACGAGCACCAGCCCGAGAGCCGTCAGGACACGACCCGTCCGGCTCCGGCGCTTGCTGCGCGGGCCCGGCGGGGCGGGTTCGGTGACCTGTGTGCTCACCTCGTCATTGTCGCACCGACGCCGTAGGGTCGGAGGCGATGAAGTCCACGAGCGCACGCGTGGCCGACCTCGGCACGACGATCTTCGCCGAGATGTCGGCACTGGCGGTCCAGACCGGCGCGGTCAACCTCGGCCAGGGCTTTCCTGACACCGACGGGCCGGCCGACGTGGTCGAGCAGGCGGTGGAGGCGATGCGCGGCGGCGCGAACCAGTACCCGCCCGGCGCCGGCATCCCGGCGCTGCGCGAGGCGATCTCCACCCACCAGAAGACCTGGTACGGCCTCGACGTCGACCCCGACACCGAGATCGCGGTGTCGACCGGCGCGACCGAGGCGATCGCCGCCGCCCTCCTCGGACTCGTCGACCCCGGCGACGAGGTCGTGGTGCTGGAGCCGTACTACGACTCCTACGTGGCGGTGCTCGGCTTCGCCGGTGGCGTGCGCAGGCCGGTGACCCTGCGTCCGCCCGACTTCCGCCTCGACCTCGACGAGCTCCGCGCCGCGGTCGGACCGCGGACCACGACGATGCTGATCAACAGTCCCCACAACCCCACCGGGACGGTGCTCACGCGCGAGGAGCTGACCGCGATCCGCGACCTCGCGGTCGAGCGCGACCTCACGGTGATCACCGACGAGGTCTACGAGCACCTCACGTTCGACGACGTCCCGCACATCCCGCTGGCGACGCTGGACGGCATGCGCGAGCGGACGCTGACGATCTCGAGCGCGGGCAAGTCGTTCTCGTTCACGGGCTGGAAGGTCGGGTGGATGAGCGGTCCGGCGGAGCTGGTCCGCTCGGCGGTGGGCGCGAAGCAGTTCCTGAGCTAC harbors:
- a CDS encoding class E sortase, whose protein sequence is MSTQVTEPAPPGPRSKRRSRTGRVLTALGLVLVLVGVGMLGYVGWQYFGTNIISKQHQAELRQDLVREWDAPVRATEPVEIGDAMALLRVPRFGDDYVMPVVRGVDDASLASGVGWFPDTARPGRVGNFAIAGHRVTHGEPFRHFLELRAGDEVVVETRTHVYTYVLRDDGTDRELDFSEGWVLDPVPGAPDAEPTEKLITMVTCSELFHTDKRSIVFGELESAVKK
- a CDS encoding TrmH family RNA methyltransferase translates to MTEVGVGPWDGPWPDDPRYDPELLRDGDRRNVVDTYRYWSLDAIVADLDTRRHPFHVVIENWQHDHNIGSIVRTANAFAAAEIHIVGRRRWNRRGAMVTDRYQHVRHHADVAAFGTWADAAGLEVVAIDNVPGAEPIERASLPRECALVFGQEGPGLSSEMIGLCSRVLAISQFGSTRSINVGAAAAVAMHAWIREHAEI
- a CDS encoding pyridoxal phosphate-dependent aminotransferase — its product is MKSTSARVADLGTTIFAEMSALAVQTGAVNLGQGFPDTDGPADVVEQAVEAMRGGANQYPPGAGIPALREAISTHQKTWYGLDVDPDTEIAVSTGATEAIAAALLGLVDPGDEVVVLEPYYDSYVAVLGFAGGVRRPVTLRPPDFRLDLDELRAAVGPRTTTMLINSPHNPTGTVLTREELTAIRDLAVERDLTVITDEVYEHLTFDDVPHIPLATLDGMRERTLTISSAGKSFSFTGWKVGWMSGPAELVRSAVGAKQFLSYTSGAPFQPAIAYALGHDASYFERFAAILQSRRDQLCAGLSEIGFTTYVPQGTYFAQTDIRPLGYDDGIEFCLALPKTAGVVAIPTQVFYDDVATGRPLVRWAFCKQESVIAEALDRLSVLAR
- the pyrE gene encoding orotate phosphoribosyltransferase, which translates into the protein MSDHEALVRQVTAKAVVHGRVTLSSGKEADYYVDMRRVTLDHEAAPLVGKVMLDLLDDLSYDAVGGLTMGADPVAMAMMHAAAAQGRPLDAFVVRKAEKAHGLQRRIEGPDVEGRRVVAVEDTSTTGGSVLTAVEALREAGAEVVAVAVIVDRDTGAADRVREAGYDYRFAIGKSELGL